The Streptomyces sp. Je 1-332 genome has a window encoding:
- a CDS encoding ThuA domain-containing protein, translated as MRRVSRRLGRAPAALVLALAAALTVPISASSGSARAASTEEADARVNTAPYDVLVFSKTAGFRHDSIPAGIDALRGLGQEQGFTVTATEDATAFSPDNLSGYEAVVFLSTTGDVLNSAQQDALQSYVDSGGGYVGAHAAADTEYDWPYYGQLVGAWFKSHPAIQQATVVNEDRTHPATSHLGATWTRTDEWYNYRANPRSGVHVLQSLDESTYSGGEMAGDHPITWCHAQGQGRSFYTGLGHTAESYADPDFRTLLLGAVRWAAGQAPGDCTHRDTRPAKKAAAEEGSQNVHLFYYPWYGSPSLNGSWRHWPQGGHTPPDDVGADYYPALGAYDSGDMQGAVAQHMKWVRKSGAGVIVYSWWGRDGYEDQLAKGVLDAAAKEGVKVAWHLEPYSGRTAASTVSDIQYINDTYGSHPAFHRSAEHGDKPAFYVFESLRITDWTALDEVTDNNIVLAQTTDTTKIAHFSGMYTYDGIAGATAPGWKQAGDYARAHDLIWAPSVAPGYIDDRAVPGNTTPTLDRANGTAYDKQWNNALDPAIGGSPAWVSVTSFNEWHEGSSIEPADGSPPAGHGYLTFEGAYGKTGEAAETAYLDRTAYWASRFDGMRN; from the coding sequence ATGCGTAGAGTGTCGAGGCGGCTGGGCCGCGCACCCGCCGCTCTCGTCCTCGCACTGGCCGCCGCTCTGACCGTGCCGATCAGCGCGTCGAGCGGGTCCGCGCGGGCCGCGTCCACGGAGGAGGCCGACGCCCGAGTGAACACCGCCCCCTATGACGTCCTCGTCTTCTCCAAGACGGCGGGCTTCCGTCATGACTCGATCCCGGCCGGCATCGACGCCCTGCGCGGCCTCGGCCAGGAGCAGGGCTTCACCGTCACGGCCACCGAGGACGCCACGGCCTTCAGCCCGGACAACCTCTCCGGATACGAGGCCGTCGTCTTCCTCAGCACCACGGGAGATGTCCTCAACAGCGCCCAGCAGGACGCCCTGCAGTCGTACGTCGACTCCGGCGGCGGTTACGTCGGGGCGCACGCGGCGGCCGACACCGAGTACGACTGGCCGTACTACGGGCAGCTCGTCGGGGCCTGGTTCAAGAGCCATCCCGCCATTCAGCAGGCCACCGTGGTCAACGAGGACCGCACCCACCCGGCGACCTCTCACCTCGGTGCCACCTGGACCCGTACCGACGAGTGGTACAACTACCGCGCCAACCCCCGCTCCGGCGTCCACGTCCTGCAGAGTCTGGACGAATCGACCTACAGCGGCGGAGAGATGGCGGGTGACCACCCCATCACGTGGTGCCATGCGCAGGGCCAGGGCCGTTCCTTCTACACCGGTCTCGGTCACACCGCGGAGTCGTACGCAGACCCCGACTTCCGCACCCTGCTGCTGGGCGCGGTCCGCTGGGCCGCGGGGCAGGCGCCCGGCGACTGCACCCACCGCGATACCCGGCCGGCCAAGAAGGCCGCCGCCGAGGAGGGATCGCAGAACGTCCATCTCTTCTACTACCCGTGGTACGGAAGCCCGTCCCTCAACGGGAGTTGGCGCCACTGGCCCCAGGGCGGACACACGCCGCCCGACGACGTCGGCGCCGACTACTACCCGGCACTCGGCGCGTACGACTCCGGAGACATGCAGGGCGCCGTCGCCCAGCACATGAAGTGGGTGAGGAAGTCAGGCGCCGGGGTCATCGTCTACAGCTGGTGGGGCCGTGACGGTTACGAGGACCAGCTCGCCAAGGGCGTCCTGGACGCGGCGGCCAAGGAGGGCGTCAAGGTGGCCTGGCACCTGGAGCCGTACTCGGGGCGCACCGCGGCCTCCACGGTGTCCGACATCCAGTACATCAACGACACCTACGGCAGCCATCCCGCCTTCCACCGTTCCGCCGAGCACGGCGACAAGCCCGCGTTCTACGTCTTCGAAAGCCTGCGGATCACCGACTGGACGGCGCTCGACGAGGTGACGGACAACAACATCGTGCTCGCTCAGACGACCGACACCACGAAGATCGCGCACTTCTCCGGGATGTACACGTACGACGGGATCGCGGGGGCGACCGCCCCCGGCTGGAAGCAGGCCGGTGACTACGCCCGTGCCCACGACTTGATCTGGGCCCCGTCGGTCGCACCCGGGTACATCGACGACCGGGCGGTCCCGGGCAACACCACTCCCACCCTGGACCGCGCGAACGGAACGGCGTACGACAAGCAGTGGAACAACGCCCTGGACCCGGCCATCGGCGGCTCGCCGGCCTGGGTGTCGGTGACGTCCTTCAACGAGTGGCACGAGGGAAGTTCCATCGAGCCCGCCGACGGATCGCCGCCGGCCGGTCACGGCTATCTGACCTTCGAAGGAGCGTACGGAAAGACGGGTGAGGCGGCGGAGACCGCCTATCTGGACCGGACGGCGTACTGGGCGTCGCGCTTCGACGGCATGCGGAACTGA
- a CDS encoding dihydrofolate reductase family protein: protein MRRLVYYVATTLDGFIAGPDGADPTGPNGFWPLQEDYIQHLVAEYPETLPVQARQALSVTAEGTRFDTVLEGRRSYEIGLAAGINDAFPHLRHLVFSRTLTEVPASAVELVADNAVAAVRELKQQDGKDIWLLGGAELAGSLYAEIDTLILKVGPLTIGDGIPLFSRKASFDPRTWTLEDQTVLKSGAVFLTYGRGVTS, encoded by the coding sequence ACTCTCGATGGCTTCATCGCCGGCCCGGACGGCGCGGACCCCACCGGACCGAACGGCTTCTGGCCTCTACAGGAGGACTACATACAACACCTCGTCGCCGAGTACCCGGAGACGTTGCCCGTTCAGGCCCGGCAGGCACTGTCCGTCACGGCGGAGGGCACGCGCTTCGATACTGTCCTCGAGGGCCGGCGCAGCTACGAGATCGGTCTCGCGGCCGGAATCAACGACGCCTTTCCCCACCTGCGGCATCTGGTGTTCTCCCGAACCCTGACCGAGGTCCCCGCCTCGGCCGTCGAGCTGGTTGCCGACAACGCGGTCGCGGCCGTGCGGGAGTTGAAGCAACAAGACGGCAAGGACATCTGGCTGCTCGGCGGCGCCGAGCTGGCCGGCTCCCTGTATGCGGAGATCGACACGCTGATCCTCAAAGTCGGCCCGCTGACCATTGGCGACGGGATCCCGCTGTTCTCCCGCAAGGCCTCCTTCGACCCGCGCACCTGGACCCTCGAGGACCAGACCGTCCTCAAGAGCGGCGCGGTCTTCCTGACGTACGGGCGCGGCGTCACCAGCTGA
- a CDS encoding carbohydrate-binding protein, translating into MSPRPRTGLKLLTALALTLSGLTVTTAASAGADVRDIPAADYQQVQLATGGAELGEAMSLTVLPDRSVLHTARDGTVRYTDPTGNTSQAGKLDVYTHDEEGLQGISAAPDFASSRHVYVYYSPKLDTPSGDAPATGSAAEFERWKGHLNLSRFTLKSDNTLDMASEKVVLEVANDRGQCCHVGGDIDFDAAGNLYLSTGDDTNPFDSSGYAPIDERTDRNPQFDAQRSSGNTNDLRGKVLRIKPTADGGYTVPAGNLFAPGTAKTRPEIYAMGFRNPFRMSVDKKTGIVYLGDYGPDAGGGDANRGPGGQVEFDRITAPGNFGWPYCTGTNTSAETYNAYTFPSGPSGAKYDCAGGPANDSFRNTGQAKLPAAQSSWIKYGWEGSPPELGSGSESPMGGEVYRYDPDLESSVKFPQSLDGRFLATEYGRKWIKSIEVKSDGSRGTIEDFPWTGTQVMDSDFGPDGALYVLDYGTGSNNQALYRIEYLGGSNRSPIAKAAADKTSGAVPLTAQFSSAGSSDPEGQSLSYSWDFGDGSTSIQANPSHTYTTKGTYRPTLTVKEPEGLTGSASLVVTAGNTAPTVSLRQPPDGKLFSFGDTVPFEVSVSDPEDGAIDCAKVKVTYLLGHDSHSHAITSKNGCSGSITVPADGEHDSAANLYGVFDAEYTDTAGLTTHHRRTLQPRHRQAEHFTAQSGIQIAGHGNAEGANTVGFTDDGDWISFKPYALGDAKSFTARISSGGAGGTIEIRAGSPTGAQLGSVAVPVTGGWENFQDVTTNLSAAPSGTTDLVLVFKGPSGQGNLFDVDAFTLATATQKGRRP; encoded by the coding sequence ATGTCCCCACGCCCTCGTACAGGGCTCAAGTTGCTCACCGCACTCGCGCTCACACTGTCCGGGCTCACCGTCACCACGGCCGCCAGTGCGGGCGCGGATGTCCGGGACATCCCGGCTGCTGACTACCAGCAGGTCCAACTCGCCACCGGCGGTGCGGAGTTGGGCGAGGCGATGTCTCTCACCGTGCTGCCCGACCGTTCTGTTCTGCACACCGCCCGTGACGGCACGGTCAGATACACCGACCCCACCGGGAACACCAGCCAGGCCGGAAAACTGGACGTCTACACCCACGACGAGGAGGGGCTGCAAGGCATATCCGCCGCCCCGGACTTCGCCTCGAGCCGCCACGTGTACGTCTACTACTCCCCCAAGCTCGACACCCCGTCAGGTGACGCGCCGGCCACCGGGAGCGCCGCCGAATTCGAGCGGTGGAAAGGGCATCTGAATCTCTCCCGGTTCACGCTCAAGTCCGACAACACCCTCGACATGGCCAGCGAGAAGGTCGTACTCGAAGTCGCCAACGATCGCGGCCAGTGCTGCCATGTCGGCGGGGACATCGACTTCGACGCGGCCGGGAACCTGTATCTCAGCACAGGTGACGACACCAATCCGTTCGACTCCTCCGGCTACGCGCCCATCGACGAACGGACCGACCGCAACCCGCAGTTCGACGCCCAGCGCTCCTCCGGCAACACCAACGACCTGCGGGGCAAGGTGCTGCGCATCAAGCCGACCGCAGACGGCGGCTACACCGTCCCCGCCGGGAATCTCTTCGCCCCCGGCACCGCGAAGACCCGGCCCGAGATCTACGCGATGGGCTTTCGCAACCCGTTCCGGATGAGCGTCGACAAGAAGACCGGCATCGTCTACCTGGGTGACTACGGACCCGACGCGGGCGGCGGCGACGCCAACCGCGGACCCGGCGGCCAGGTGGAGTTCGACCGCATCACCGCCCCGGGCAACTTCGGTTGGCCGTACTGCACCGGCACGAACACCAGCGCCGAGACATACAACGCGTACACCTTCCCCAGCGGACCGTCCGGGGCCAAGTACGACTGTGCGGGTGGCCCTGCCAACGACTCGTTCCGTAACACCGGCCAGGCCAAGTTGCCCGCCGCGCAGTCGAGTTGGATCAAGTACGGCTGGGAAGGGTCGCCGCCCGAGCTGGGCAGCGGCTCCGAGTCCCCGATGGGCGGCGAGGTCTACCGCTACGACCCGGATCTCGAGTCGTCCGTGAAGTTCCCGCAGTCCCTCGACGGCCGCTTCCTCGCCACCGAGTACGGCCGCAAATGGATCAAGTCGATCGAGGTGAAGTCCGACGGATCCCGGGGCACCATCGAGGACTTCCCGTGGACCGGCACCCAGGTCATGGACAGCGACTTCGGCCCGGACGGCGCCCTGTACGTACTCGACTACGGCACCGGGAGCAACAACCAGGCCCTCTACCGCATCGAATACCTCGGCGGTTCCAACCGCAGCCCGATAGCCAAGGCCGCCGCGGACAAGACCTCCGGCGCCGTGCCGCTCACCGCGCAGTTCTCCTCCGCCGGAAGCTCCGATCCCGAGGGTCAATCCCTCAGCTACTCCTGGGACTTCGGCGACGGGTCCACATCGATCCAGGCCAACCCGTCCCACACGTACACCACGAAGGGGACCTACCGGCCGACGCTCACCGTCAAGGAACCCGAGGGCCTGACCGGCAGCGCCAGCCTCGTGGTGACCGCGGGCAACACCGCACCCACGGTCTCCCTCCGACAGCCGCCTGACGGAAAGCTGTTCTCCTTCGGCGACACGGTGCCCTTCGAGGTCTCGGTGAGCGATCCGGAGGACGGCGCGATCGACTGCGCGAAGGTCAAGGTCACCTATCTCCTCGGGCACGACAGCCACTCGCACGCCATCACGTCCAAGAACGGCTGCAGCGGCAGCATCACCGTGCCGGCCGACGGCGAGCACGACAGCGCGGCGAATCTGTACGGGGTCTTCGACGCCGAGTACACGGACACGGCGGGCCTGACCACGCACCACCGCCGAACCCTGCAGCCGCGCCACCGCCAGGCCGAGCACTTCACCGCCCAGTCAGGCATCCAGATCGCCGGGCACGGCAACGCGGAAGGCGCCAACACCGTCGGCTTCACCGACGACGGCGACTGGATCTCCTTCAAGCCCTACGCACTCGGCGACGCGAAGTCGTTCACCGCCCGCATCTCCTCGGGCGGCGCCGGGGGCACCATCGAGATCCGCGCCGGTTCACCGACCGGTGCCCAGCTCGGCTCGGTGGCCGTGCCGGTGACGGGCGGCTGGGAGAACTTCCAGGACGTGACGACGAACCTCTCCGCAGCGCCGTCGGGGACCACGGACCTCGTGCTCGTCTTCAAGGGCCCGAGCGGTCAGGGCAACCTCTTCGACGTCGACGCGTTCACCCTCGCCACGGCCACGCAGAAGGGGCGCCGACCATGA
- a CDS encoding phosphodiesterase: MIASIAHLSDPHIATGPLAGAPAEGLTRALCRILTLDPQPDCVVITGDLVDRATPASYRALREVIDRFPLPLHLVAGNHDDHRVLLGEFAGSRFLDAGAQAHYAVDYPTFTLVVLDSSVPQSPGGRLGDSQLAWLDGVLARRPELPAVVCLHHPPIAVGIPFFDGMRLDDGEDLADLLTRHGNVARVLAGHVHRPITAAFAGSVLATAPSTHLQSGLALRGGVPNYLPEPTSFLLHLLSGPSCITHTVSVSHAAAPIAHF; encoded by the coding sequence ATGATTGCATCCATCGCGCACCTCAGTGACCCGCACATCGCAACCGGCCCACTGGCCGGCGCTCCCGCTGAAGGGCTGACCCGGGCACTCTGCCGTATCCTCACGCTCGACCCGCAGCCTGACTGCGTGGTCATCACCGGGGACCTGGTCGATCGTGCCACCCCGGCGAGCTACCGGGCGCTGCGCGAGGTGATCGACCGCTTCCCCCTGCCGCTGCATTTGGTGGCAGGCAACCACGACGATCACCGAGTGCTGCTGGGGGAGTTCGCCGGCTCACGCTTCCTGGATGCCGGAGCGCAGGCACACTACGCGGTGGACTACCCCACGTTCACCCTCGTCGTCCTGGACTCGTCGGTCCCCCAGTCACCCGGCGGCCGCCTGGGTGACTCGCAGTTGGCGTGGCTTGACGGGGTCCTCGCTCGCAGGCCGGAACTCCCGGCGGTTGTCTGCCTGCACCACCCGCCGATCGCGGTCGGCATCCCGTTCTTCGACGGGATGCGCTTGGACGACGGCGAGGACCTGGCCGATCTGCTCACCCGGCACGGCAATGTCGCCCGGGTTCTGGCGGGCCATGTGCACCGCCCCATCACCGCCGCGTTCGCGGGCAGCGTCCTTGCCACGGCTCCCAGCACCCACCTGCAAAGTGGCCTGGCCCTCCGCGGCGGCGTACCCAACTACCTCCCGGAGCCGACGTCCTTCCTCCTCCACCTCCTCAGCGGACCCTCCTGCATCACCCACACCGTCTCCGTCAGTCACGCCGCAGCACCCATCGCCCACTTCTGA
- a CDS encoding phosphopantetheine-binding protein, whose product MLAHVLISEFEIDADRIQPDTRLSSLDLDSLSLAELAVIVQEEAGLENVEDVDPDSTLKELADKFAAGAGAGAGAGAGAGAGAAAPAPAAAENPRAQATA is encoded by the coding sequence ATGCTGGCGCACGTACTGATCAGCGAGTTCGAAATCGACGCCGACAGGATTCAGCCGGACACCAGGCTGAGCAGTCTGGACCTCGACTCCCTGTCCCTGGCCGAGCTGGCGGTCATCGTGCAGGAGGAAGCCGGTCTGGAGAACGTGGAGGACGTCGACCCGGACAGCACACTCAAAGAGCTGGCAGACAAGTTCGCTGCGGGTGCGGGTGCGGGTGCGGGTGCGGGTGCGGGTGCGGGTGCGGGTGCGGCTGCGCCTGCGCCTGCTGCTGCGGAAAATCCTCGTGCACAGGCAACGGCCTGA
- a CDS encoding glycoside hydrolase family 18 protein, with product MDRVRKGRPGVRHRIGAAIAVGAAAALAVTGLAAPAQSADAGAAAAKAADVNVAKNAGFESDLSNWTCTASSGAIVASPVHGGAKALKATPSGQGNAECSQIVSVKPNSTYKLSSWVQGSYAYLGARGSGTTDVSTWTPGNSSWQQLSTSFTTGANTTSVTVYTHGWYGQSAYYVDDVSVLGPDGGGGTDPVEIPAVPAGLKAGTPTSTSVDLSWTPVSAATGYTIYRDGTKVASAGGASATISGLTPETTYSFQVSASNAAGESAKSTSVSVRTAKGGGGDGGPVPKHALTGYWQNFDNGATVQKLRDVSSQYDIIAVSFADATTTPGQITFNLDPAVGYSSTADFKADIAAKKAAGKSVILSVGGEKGTISVNSDASATAFADSAYALMQEYGFNGVDIDLENGLNPTYMTKALRQLSAKAGPNMVLTMAPQTIDMQSTSGGYFQTALNVKDILTVVNMQYYNSGSMLGCDGKVYSQGSVDFLTALACIQLEGGLDPSQVGIGVPASTRGAGSGYVAPSVVNNALDCLTRGTGCGSFKPSRTYPSLRGAMTWSTNWDATAGNAWSNSVGPKVHSLP from the coding sequence ATGGACCGTGTACGTAAGGGCAGACCCGGCGTTCGCCACAGGATAGGAGCGGCTATCGCCGTCGGTGCGGCTGCCGCGCTCGCCGTCACCGGGCTCGCCGCGCCCGCGCAGTCGGCGGACGCTGGGGCAGCTGCGGCGAAGGCGGCGGACGTCAACGTCGCCAAGAACGCCGGGTTCGAGTCGGACCTGAGCAACTGGACGTGCACCGCGAGCAGCGGTGCCATTGTCGCCTCGCCCGTGCACGGCGGCGCGAAGGCACTCAAGGCCACCCCCTCGGGTCAGGGCAACGCCGAGTGTTCCCAGATCGTTTCGGTCAAGCCCAACTCCACGTACAAGCTGAGCAGTTGGGTGCAGGGTAGTTACGCCTACCTGGGCGCCCGCGGCTCGGGAACCACCGATGTGTCGACCTGGACGCCGGGCAACTCGTCCTGGCAGCAGCTCTCCACCAGTTTCACCACCGGGGCGAACACCACGTCGGTCACCGTGTACACCCACGGCTGGTACGGGCAGAGCGCGTACTACGTGGATGACGTGAGCGTCCTCGGTCCCGACGGGGGCGGCGGCACCGACCCGGTGGAGATACCGGCGGTGCCGGCCGGTCTCAAGGCCGGTACGCCGACGTCCACGTCGGTGGACCTGTCCTGGACCCCGGTCTCCGCGGCCACCGGATACACCATCTACCGCGACGGCACCAAGGTCGCCTCGGCCGGCGGCGCCTCCGCGACCATCTCCGGACTCACGCCGGAGACCACCTACAGCTTTCAGGTGAGCGCCTCGAACGCGGCGGGGGAGTCCGCGAAGTCCACGTCCGTGTCCGTACGGACCGCCAAGGGCGGCGGCGGAGACGGTGGCCCCGTGCCCAAGCACGCGCTGACCGGCTACTGGCAGAACTTCGACAACGGCGCGACCGTGCAGAAGCTGCGGGACGTTTCCTCGCAGTACGACATCATCGCCGTCTCCTTCGCCGACGCCACCACCACGCCGGGCCAGATCACCTTCAACCTCGACCCGGCCGTCGGCTACTCCTCCACCGCCGACTTCAAGGCGGACATCGCCGCGAAGAAGGCCGCGGGCAAGTCAGTGATCCTCTCGGTCGGCGGGGAGAAGGGCACCATCTCGGTCAACAGTGACGCTTCCGCGACGGCGTTCGCCGACAGTGCCTACGCGCTGATGCAGGAGTACGGGTTCAACGGCGTCGACATCGACCTGGAGAACGGCCTCAACCCCACCTACATGACCAAGGCGCTGCGCCAGCTCTCCGCGAAGGCGGGCCCGAACATGGTGCTCACGATGGCGCCGCAGACCATCGACATGCAGTCAACATCGGGCGGGTACTTCCAGACGGCGCTGAACGTGAAGGACATCCTCACGGTCGTCAACATGCAGTACTACAACAGCGGTTCGATGCTGGGGTGTGACGGCAAGGTCTACAGCCAGGGCAGCGTGGACTTCCTGACCGCGCTCGCCTGCATCCAGCTGGAGGGTGGCCTCGATCCCTCGCAGGTCGGCATCGGCGTCCCGGCGTCGACGCGCGGTGCGGGCAGCGGTTACGTGGCTCCTTCGGTCGTGAACAACGCCCTCGACTGCCTGACCCGTGGCACCGGCTGCGGCTCCTTCAAGCCGTCCAGGACCTACCCGTCCTTGCGTGGCGCCATGACGTGGTCCACGAACTGGGACGCGACAGCGGGCAACGCGTGGTCGAACTCCGTCGGCCCGAAGGTGCACAGTCTCCCGTAG
- a CDS encoding alpha/beta hydrolase, protein MVTSEKPSLDPVVFLGGAFQDMYAWQRQERALLPHASVITLDLPGWGRADTLPDRYGVDFLAQAVERALQHLGAARVNVVGCSYGSLIAHRLGQRRSQAIVRMALGGAACALTRADRLDLQETTAALTRGDIQHFARVATDRLTCSDEGCRVQRLRAVRRVLTHQLSKATTDTREKIIHNTRRLWTTEVIHTDAASDVPTMVFTGEHDTFTPPAQGHRLASAYPNGTFVTIDEADHLVHLERDREYCQLLLAHFRGADTSNLPFCKHFTAPAVPPRG, encoded by the coding sequence ATGGTGACGTCGGAAAAGCCATCACTGGACCCTGTGGTATTTCTCGGCGGCGCCTTCCAGGACATGTACGCATGGCAGAGGCAGGAGAGGGCGCTTTTGCCGCATGCGAGCGTGATCACGCTGGATCTGCCGGGGTGGGGTCGCGCCGATACTCTGCCGGACCGCTACGGCGTCGATTTCCTGGCGCAAGCCGTGGAGCGTGCGCTCCAGCACCTCGGGGCCGCCCGTGTGAACGTCGTCGGCTGCTCCTACGGCTCGCTGATCGCCCACCGCTTGGGGCAGCGCCGGTCGCAGGCCATCGTGCGTATGGCGTTGGGCGGCGCGGCTTGTGCCCTGACTCGTGCGGACAGGCTGGACCTCCAGGAGACGACCGCTGCGCTCACCCGCGGCGACATCCAGCACTTCGCACGGGTTGCCACCGACCGGCTCACCTGCTCGGACGAAGGGTGCCGCGTCCAGCGGCTCCGCGCTGTCCGACGCGTGCTGACCCATCAGCTGTCGAAAGCGACGACAGACACCCGGGAGAAGATCATCCACAACACCCGCCGTCTGTGGACGACCGAGGTGATCCACACTGACGCCGCTTCAGACGTACCCACCATGGTCTTCACCGGCGAACACGACACCTTTACGCCACCCGCGCAGGGGCACCGCCTGGCTTCCGCCTACCCGAACGGAACTTTCGTCACGATCGACGAAGCCGACCATCTCGTCCACCTTGAACGCGACCGTGAGTACTGCCAATTGCTCCTGGCGCACTTTCGAGGCGCGGACACCTCGAATCTCCCGTTCTGCAAGCACTTCACAGCCCCCGCGGTTCCACCCCGCGGGTGA
- a CDS encoding bifunctional GNAT family N-acetyltransferase/ATP-binding protein, with protein sequence MNWLIHDYRESDLAAVVHLMDTTAELGQESVFSVAECISALTSRQPGVVAVHQGVPIGMALGCVAGERAWVMRIAIAPAWRGRGLASALLVELERRLVAARVGRIAYVLPEEDLFGDGLLNAGYTRRPAVAYFEKVEPVHGPAASLLDDLGGRLLPGDLWAKVVGMEREKDLIERRVVLPLAEPERAARHGVRPPRAVGLFGPPGTGKTTFARAIASRLGWPFVEILPSRLADGGNLAAALRSAFAAIAELERVLVFIDEVEEIAPVRQEPAQPGGMHGVTNELLKLIPGFRERDERLLICATNSIRSLDPAFLRPGRFDYLIPIGTPDKAARAAIWERYTDGRPEVDIDELVAASDQFTPADIEHAARIAAQNSFERDLASVGVSAAGQRAAAEALPGASTAGYLEAIAQCRPTVTPQMVDQFESDITTHARF encoded by the coding sequence GTGAACTGGCTGATCCATGACTACCGCGAGAGCGATCTCGCTGCAGTGGTCCACCTGATGGACACCACGGCCGAGCTCGGCCAGGAATCCGTCTTCTCCGTGGCGGAGTGCATCAGTGCTCTGACGTCCCGCCAGCCCGGTGTCGTCGCGGTCCACCAGGGTGTGCCGATCGGGATGGCCCTCGGCTGTGTGGCCGGGGAGCGGGCCTGGGTGATGCGGATCGCGATTGCCCCGGCCTGGCGCGGGCGGGGCCTGGCCAGCGCGCTTCTGGTCGAGCTCGAGCGCCGCCTGGTCGCCGCACGGGTCGGCCGGATCGCCTATGTCCTGCCGGAGGAGGACTTGTTCGGTGACGGACTGCTCAACGCGGGCTACACCCGCCGGCCTGCCGTCGCCTACTTCGAGAAGGTCGAGCCGGTGCACGGCCCCGCCGCCAGTCTTCTCGACGACCTCGGCGGCCGACTGCTGCCCGGTGATCTGTGGGCCAAGGTCGTCGGCATGGAGCGTGAGAAGGATCTGATCGAGCGGCGGGTCGTGCTACCGCTCGCCGAGCCGGAGCGCGCGGCGCGCCACGGTGTGCGCCCGCCGCGGGCGGTGGGTCTGTTCGGCCCGCCGGGTACCGGCAAGACGACCTTCGCGCGCGCGATCGCCTCGCGGCTGGGCTGGCCGTTCGTGGAGATCCTGCCCTCGCGGCTCGCTGACGGGGGCAATCTGGCGGCGGCGCTGCGCTCCGCGTTCGCAGCCATCGCCGAGCTGGAACGAGTCCTGGTCTTCATCGACGAGGTCGAGGAGATCGCCCCGGTGCGCCAGGAACCGGCGCAGCCCGGCGGGATGCACGGGGTGACCAACGAACTGCTCAAGCTCATTCCGGGCTTCCGGGAGCGCGACGAGCGGCTCCTGATCTGTGCGACGAACTCGATCCGCTCCCTGGATCCGGCCTTCCTGCGCCCCGGCCGGTTCGACTACCTGATCCCGATCGGTACGCCGGACAAGGCGGCCCGCGCGGCGATCTGGGAGCGCTACACCGACGGCAGACCGGAGGTGGACATCGACGAACTGGTGGCAGCGAGCGACCAGTTCACGCCTGCCGACATCGAGCACGCCGCGCGGATCGCCGCCCAGAACTCCTTCGAGCGCGACCTGGCCTCGGTCGGCGTCTCGGCCGCCGGGCAGCGCGCCGCCGCGGAGGCACTGCCGGGCGCGAGCACGGCCGGCTACCTGGAGGCGATCGCCCAGTGCCGCCCTACGGTGACGCCTCAGATGGTCGACCAGTTCGAGTCCGACATCACCACACACGCCCGGTTCTGA
- a CDS encoding alpha/beta hydrolase, whose protein sequence is MFEGFTATQVDVGEARIFVRFGGDGPPVVLLHGHPRTSATWHRVAPLLVRAGRTVICPDLRGYGRSRGPAFTADHAGYSKRAVAADVVAVMRHLGHHRFALVGHDRGGSVALRLALDHPEAVSRLVFADCLPLTEHLSRVTADFATQWWHWFFFAQPAIPERVITADPDSWYVGDPEAMGQENYDEWRQATRNPDVVRSMLEDYRAGLTVDRRHEEVDRAAGARVGCPTLVLWSLQDDLEELYGDPRAIWRRWAHDVRGHGIDSRHHVAEQAPEALASALVGFLRSGPDPQ, encoded by the coding sequence GTGTTCGAAGGGTTCACGGCGACGCAGGTCGATGTCGGGGAAGCGCGCATCTTCGTCCGGTTCGGTGGGGACGGCCCGCCAGTGGTGCTGCTGCACGGCCATCCCCGCACCTCGGCGACGTGGCACCGGGTCGCTCCCCTGCTCGTACGAGCCGGCCGCACGGTAATCTGCCCGGATCTGCGGGGATACGGGCGCTCCCGAGGGCCGGCCTTTACGGCGGATCACGCGGGCTATTCCAAGCGCGCGGTCGCCGCGGACGTGGTGGCCGTGATGCGGCACCTCGGACATCATCGGTTCGCACTGGTCGGGCACGACCGCGGCGGGAGCGTGGCACTGCGCCTCGCGCTCGACCATCCCGAGGCCGTCTCGCGGTTGGTCTTCGCCGACTGCCTGCCGTTGACGGAGCATCTGTCGCGAGTCACCGCCGATTTCGCCACCCAGTGGTGGCACTGGTTCTTCTTCGCGCAACCGGCCATTCCCGAGCGAGTCATCACCGCCGATCCCGACAGTTGGTACGTCGGCGACCCGGAGGCAATGGGACAGGAGAACTACGACGAGTGGCGGCAGGCCACACGCAACCCCGACGTGGTGCGGTCCATGCTCGAGGACTATCGCGCCGGCCTCACCGTCGACCGACGACACGAGGAGGTCGACCGCGCCGCCGGTGCACGCGTCGGCTGTCCGACGCTGGTCCTCTGGTCGCTTCAGGACGACCTGGAGGAGCTGTACGGAGATCCCCGCGCGATCTGGCGCCGGTGGGCGCACGACGTCCGCGGTCACGGCATCGACTCCCGGCACCACGTCGCCGAACAGGCGCCCGAAGCGCTGGCCTCCGCACTCGTAGGTTTCCTTCGGTCGGGCCCAGACCCCCAGTAG